In one window of Amblyraja radiata isolate CabotCenter1 chromosome 29, sAmbRad1.1.pri, whole genome shotgun sequence DNA:
- the mknk2 gene encoding MAP kinase-interacting serine/threonine-protein kinase 2 — protein sequence MVQNKTAELKGFHRSFKGQTPFDDYCDDTGPSHIEKVFNFDRPARPGMPSSQPIDIPDAKKRNKKKKRCRATDSFSGKFEDVYKLNGEMLGEGSFARVQTCGNLITNKEYAVKIIEKQPGRSRSRVFREVEMLYQCQGHRNILELIEFFEDEDKFYLVFEKMKGGSVLTHIHRRKHFNEREASIVVHEIASALDFLHNKGMAHRDLKPENILCENPEQLSPVKICDFDLGSGIKLNGDCSPISTPELLTPCGSAEYMAPEVVEAFNEEASIYDKRCDLWSLGVILYIMLSGYPPFVGNCGTDCGWDRGEACPYCQNNLFESIQKGKYEFPEKDWAHISFGAKDLITKLLVRDAKKRLSAAQVLEHPWVQGHAPENTLPTPRLLQRNSSAKDLTYFAAEAIAVNRQLTQHEENQDEHNHPILIKATSCSVRLSPPSESKLAKRRQKTNAINAANQQLLPPLVLVDNCA from the exons ATGGTTCAGAACAAGACTGCAGAGTTGAAAGGATTCCACCGTTCATTCAAG GGCCAGACACCTTTTGATGATTATTGTGACGACACTGGGCCATCTCATATTGAGAAGGTGTTTAATTTCGACCGTCCTGCCAGGCCTG GTATGCCCTCTAGTCAGCCCATTGACATCCCAGACGCAAAGAAAAGAAACAAGAAGAAAAAGCGATGTCGTGCCACAGACAGCTTCAGTGGCAAATTTGAAG ATGTTTACAAACTCAATGGAGAGATGTTGGGGGAAGGATCTTTTGCCAGAGTGCAGACTTGTGGGAACCTAATCACCAACAAAGAATATGCTGTGAAG ATTATTGAGAAGCAACCGGGCCGTAGTCGCAGCCGTGTGTTCCGTGAAGTGGAGATGCTCTATCAGTGTCAGGGACACAG GAACATTCTCGAActcattgaattttttgaagatgaggATAAGTTCTACTTGGTTTTTGAAAAGATGAAAGGAG GGTCTGTATTAACGCACATACACAGGAGAAAGCACTTCAACGAGCGAGAAGCCAGTATTGTTGTCCATGAGATTGCAAGCGCATTGGACTTCCTTCACAACAAAG GCATGGCCCACCGTGATTTGAAACCAGAGAACATCTTGTGTGAAAACCCAGAACAG CTGTCTCCTGTAAAGATCTGTGACTTTGACTTGGGAAGTGGGATAAAATTGAACGGTGACTGTTCCCCCATCTCGACCCCTGAACTTCTGACGCCG TGTGGCTCTGCCGAGTACATGGCACCAGAGGTTGTGGAGGCGTTCAACGAAGAGGCTTCGATATACGACAAACGCTGTGATCTCTGGAGTCTGGGTGTTATATTGTACATCATGCTCAGCGGATATCCACCCTTTGTGGGTAACTGTGGTACTGACTGTGGCTGGGATCGTGGTGAGGCCTGTCCTTATTGTCAG aATAATCTCTTTGAGAGCATTCAGAAAGGAAAGTACGAGTTCCCTGAGAAGGATTGGGCTCACATCTCTTTCGGTGCCAAGGACCTCATTACAAAGCTCTTAGTCAGAGATGCCAAGAAGAGGTTGAGTGCAGCACAAGTGCTGGAGCACCCATGGGTGCAAGGG CATGCTCCAGAGAACACCCTTCCAACACCCCGTCTGCTCCAGAG gaacAGCAGTGCCAAAGATCTCACGTACTTTGCAGCTGAAGCAATCGCAGTTAACAGGCAGCTGACTCAGCATGAAGAGAATCAGGACGAGCACAATCATCCAATCCTCATCAAAGCTACCTCATGTTCTGTACGTCTCTCTCCGCCCTCCGAATCTAAATTAGCCAAACGGAGGCAGAAGACCAATGCAATTAATGCAGCCAATCAACAGTTGTTGCCACCCTTAGTCCTGGTGGACAATTGCGCGTGA